The Actinocorallia herbida DNA window GCGGATCCGCGACGGCCGCCTGTACGGGCGCGGGTCGTGCGACATGAAGGGCGGCCTGGTCTCCCAGCTGTTCGCGCTGCGCGCCCTTCGCGGGACGGAACTGCGCGGAGACGTCCTCCTCTCCTGCGTCGCGGGCGAGGAGGACGGGGGAGTCGGTTCCTTCGGGCTCCTGGAGCGCGGCTGGCGCGCCGACGCGTGCGTCATCGGCGAGCCGACGAGCCTGGACATGGTGCCCGCCAACGCGGGGGCGCTCACGTTCCGGCTGCACGTCACCGGCCGGGCCGCGCACGCCGCGCGGCGCGAGACGGGGGTGAGCGCGGTAGAGAAGTTCTTTCCTGTGTTCACCGCCCTGCGCGTGCTCGAGGCACGGCGTAACGCCGACGTGGATCCGCTGATGCGGCGCTGGCCGCTGCCTTACGCGATCGAGGTCGGCACGGTACGGGGCGGGGACTGGTCGTCCTCGGTCCCCGGCGATCTCGTCGCCGAAGGCCGGGTCGGGGTGGCGCTCGGGGAATCCCCGGGGCAGGCGCGGGCGGCGCTGGAGGCCGCGGTGGCCGAGGCCTGCGCCGCGGACCCCTGGCTCGCCGCCCATCCCGTCCGCGTCGAGTGGTGGGGAGGGCAGTTCGCCTCCGGGCGCCTCCCGGACGACGACGGCGGCCTGCTGACGGACCTCGTCAAGGCGCACACCTCGGTGACCGCGCGTACCCCGACGTCCTGGGGCGCGCCCTTCGGCAGCGACCTTCGGCTCCTCACGGGCCTCGGCGGCATCCCGACCGTCCAGTACGGACCGGGCGACATCGAGCACGCGCACGCGCCGAACGAGTCGGTCCCCCTCGCCGAGGTGGTGGCCGCGGCGCAGACCCTCACCGTCCTCGCGTCGACGCACTGCGCCTGACCGGCACGGGCCGTCCTCGTTCTTTCGCGACCTTGAACGAGGGCGGTCCGGGTAGGTTCGGCGGCATTGTTCGTGGGCGCCGTCGTGGAGGGAAGTGACATGCCGTCCGATCCGGACGCTCCGGCGTCAGGCGCCGACCGGGAGCGCCACGCCGAGATCCTGCGGCACGCTTACGCGAAGAGCCGGTTCGGCCCGGACGAACTGGACACGCGTCTGGCCGGCGTGGGCGCGGCCCGGACCGTCGCAGACCTGGAGGCGCTGACCGCCGATCTGCCGGAGAGGGACACCCTGCGCGACGGCTGGATCGCCTGGGGCGCGGTCACCGTGATCGTGGGCCTGATGTGGCTGATCACCCGCGCGACCGGCGGCCCGTCCTTCCCCTGGTTCCTCGTGATCTCCGCCCCCTGGGCCGCGGTGCTGCTGACCCTCACCCTGCGCAAGAGGTCCTCCGCGCAGGGCTGAGCCCGGCCGTCAGGGTGACGCGACGACCCGGCGGGCCGCCTCGACGGCCTGTCCTTCCAGGATGGCGGGGTCCTTGCCTTCGCAGGTGTAGCGCACCGTCAGCCGCACCCGGCCGAACCTGACGTGGACCGTCGCGGACGGCACGAGGCCCTGGTCGGTCGCCGCGCACGCCGCGTCGCCGAGTTCGGGCGGCCCGGTGACGTCGCCGAGGCCCGCCAACGCGGCGCAAGCCCGTGCGTGGTGGCCTTCCGTGGCCTCGGACGACGGCGACTTCTCGAGTTCGATCGAGAGGGACGCGGTGTACGGGGCGCTGCCCGGCGTGCCGGCCTCGCACTTCGCCGACGCGCGGCCGCCCTTCCCGCGCGGTCCGTCGTTGCCGGGCACGAGGTCCGCCACGGGGACGGTCCGGCACGGGTCGGCCAGGACGCGGGGCCCGCCCAAAGGCAGGAATCCGGTCATCTGACCGGCCAGGACGCCGAGCACGCCCATGATGACGCCGCCGAGGAGCGCCCGCACGAGACGCTGCCCGGTGGCCGTCCCGTCGCTCACCGGGCGGCCTCCAGCAGGGTCGCGGCGAGCCGGTGGATCGGTCCGCGGTCCGCGTCCCCGGTGCGGAGGGTGGCCGTGAGCAGGACGTCGCCGCGCACGGCGGTCACCCGGTAGAAGGGTTCTCCGGCACGTTCACCGGCACAGCCCGTCGCCCGGTCGCCGATGTCCGGGACAGGCTCCGGAGGGCAATCCGTGTCGTCCACGGCGGACTCGTACGCCGCCAGCGCCTTCTCGGGAGCCGTCCGGCTCACCGCGTGCCTGCCCGTCGTCGTCTGGCGGGCGTACCGCCTGAGTTCCAGCTCCAGCTCGTAGAACGCGGTCCGCTCCCGCGCGAGCCCGCACCTCGCCAGCAGCCACGGCGCGCTGCCGGGATCCCCGTAACGGCTGGTCCCGACGACCAGCGCCCCGGGCAGCACCTCGTCGAGCTGGGCCGCGGTGGCGAGATTGCACGGCAGCCGCACCTCCCTGACCGGCGGATCGTCCGGCTCGCCTCCGCCGATCATCCACCAGAGCAGCCCCGCGCCGGACGCCAGCCCGACCGCCGCCGCGACCACCGGTGGCCACGGCCACCGGAGACCGCGTCCGCGAGCGGCCCGCGGCGGTGTGATCATGGTTCGCCATTCTGGCACCACCGAAGGCCGCGAGGCCCGGAATCACCCGATTTCGATGCCGTATCCGGTCAGCGGGCGGGGCGGTGGAGCGCCTGGTCGGCGTCACTGAAGCGGGCGGCGGCGAGACGGTGCTGATGCCAGTGCGGGTAGACGAGCTCGGGGGCGCTGACCCGGTCGAGGGCGGCGAGGTCGTCCGGAGTGAGGGCCAGGTGGATCGCGCCGAGGTTCTCGGTGAGCTGGTCGTCGGAGCGCGCGCCGAGGATGAGGGAGGCGACGCCCGGCTTGGCGAGGAGGTAGGCGAGGGCGACCTGGGCCGGGGTGGCGGCGTGGCCGTCGGCGATCGCGACGACGGTCTCGATGGTGTCCAGCAGCTTGGCGGGGTCGCGGACGGCGAGCTCGGGCCAGGCGGCGAGGGTCTCCTCGGACACCCGGCCGCGGCGGTGCTTGCCGGTCAGGAGGCCGCGCGCGAGGGGACTGAACGCGATGATGCCGAGCCCCTGGTCGATCGAGGCGGGGAGGAGCTCGTACTCGGCGTCGCGGCATTCCAGGGAGTAGTAGACCTGGTTGGACACGAAGCGCTCGTAGCCTCGGGCGTCGGAGGTGGCGAGCGCCTTCATGAGCTGCCAGCCCGCGAAGTTCGACACGCCCAGGTAGCGGACCTTGCCGGAGCGGACGAGCCCGTCGAGCGTGCCCATGGTCTCTTCCAGCGGCGTCTGCCCGTCCCAGCCGTGCACATGGAAGACGTCGATGTGGTCGGTGCCGAGGCGGCGGAGGCTCGCCTCGACCTCCGCGAGCAGGTGGTGGCGCGACAGCCCCTCGGCGTTGGGCCCGCCGAACCCGACGCGGGCCTTCGTCGACAGGAGCACCCTGTCGCGCCGCCCTTCGACGGCCCGGCCGACGATCTCCTCCGACAGCCCGAAGGAGTACACGTTCGCGGTGTCGATGAGGTTCACGCCCGCGTCCAGGCACAGGTCGACCTGGCGGCGCGCGCCCGCCACGTCGGTGCTGCCGAACCTGCGGAAGATGTCGTCCTGCCCGCCGAACGTCATGGCGCCCATCGCCAGCGCCGACACCTTCAATCCCGACCGTCCCAGCGTCCGGTACTCCACCCTGTCCCCTCCCGCCCCGCGACGCCACACGGCGCCCACTTCGAGCCAAGACGGCTCACGGAGCTCCAGCAAGACAGGCTAGCGTGCCACAATCGGCACGCAACCGGGACTAACGGCCCTTATACCCCAGGTACCTAACGTGCCGGGGTAAGGCCTGACATGTCCATGTAGTCCCGGACATGCACGAGCAGCCCGTCCCGTACGCGCAGGACCAGGAGTCCGGGCACCTCCGCGACCTCGCCCGACGGGAGCACGACCACCGCCACCTGCTCGGAGACGACCACCTCGGGGTCCACCCCCGGGTGCAGCCCCGTGCGGCGGATCTCGCGCACCCGCACCGGGCTCTCGCCCCACGCCGCGCGGTACAGCCCCCGGACCGCCTCACGGCCTTCGAGCCGCGGTGGGAACGGGACGGCGAAGGGGAACTCGTGCACCGCGTCCTCCGCGTACAGGTCCGCCAGCGCGTCCGCCGACTTGTCGAGCATCGCCTGGTAGTAGCGCTCCAGGACGTCCACGGGTTCCATGGTCATGGTCTCTCCTTCGTTCAACATCTGTTGAGCGAAATTACGCCGCGGGACGCGCCCGGTCAACACTTGTAGAGTGAACTTCGTGGCATCCACCGCCGGGCCCGCGCCCACCTCACGCGCCGAGCGCCGCCGCGCCACCGAGACCCGCATCCTCGACGAGGCCCGTCGCCTGTTCGCCGAGCAGGGCTACCAGCGCGCCACCGTCCGCGCGATCGCGGCGGCCGCGCGCGTCGACCCGTCACTGGTCATCCAGTACTTCGGCTCCAAGCGCGACCTCTTCACCCGCGCCATCCAGGCACCGCCCCTCACCTCGGGCGCCGTCGCGTCGGCCACCGTCACCGAGGAACTCCTCACCACCCTCGGCGTCAAACTCGGCGGCCTGCCGGAGGGCACCCGCGCCACCCTCCGCTCGATGCTCACCGACCCCGTCGCCGCCGACCGGGCCCGCGCCGCCCTCACCGAGCAGATCACCGCCCTCGCCGCCACCCTTCCCCGCGACCACGACCCCGAACTCCGCGCCGCGCTCATCACCACGGCCCTGGTCGGCATCACCATCGCCCACCAGTTCCTCGACCTCCCCGTCCTTCGCGACACGCCCACCGACCGCATCGCCGAGACCCTTCGCCCAGCCCTCCACGCGCTCACCCATCCGTAGGGCGGGTCGCGACGGCAGGCCGCGCTCTGCCGCCTCCGGCTGACGGCCCGGCCGGGCGAGGGCCGGAAAACCATTCGCCACCGATCGCCCCGCCCGATACGGTCGCGAGAGTGTCCGCTCTCGCCGGGGCCGCTGAGATCCGCGCGCGGCCGTCCGGCGGTTCCCACGCCGAGAGTAGGTTCTGTCCATGGCATGCCGGATCGGTGAACTCGTGCTCGGTTGCCGCGACCCCGAGGCGCTGGCGCGGTTCTGGTGCGAGGTCCTGGACTTCGTGGTGCTCGGTCGCGAGGACGACGGCAGCATCGAGATCGGGGCGCGCGAAGGGTTCGGCGGCCCCCAGCCGACGCTCTTCCTCAGCCGCAGGGACGCGCCGGAGCCGGGGAAGTCCCGGCTGCACATCGACGTCAACCCCACCGACCGCGATCAGGACGCCGAGCTCGAACGCCTCCTGAGTCTCGGCGCGCGCCCCGCCGACATCGGCCAGACCGGCGAGGAGCAGTGGCATGTCCTCGCCGATCCGGAGGGCAACGAGTTCTGCCTGCTCAAGGCCCGTATACCCGCCCTCTGACGGCACCCCTCGGCGACGAGGCCACCCCGCGGGGTCGTGATCGCGAAACGGGCGAGGCGCGGTAGGGCCCGTCATTTCCGAACGGTCCGGCTGCGAGACCGATGAGGTTCAGGACCGGCGACCCGGCGACCCGGGGCCACCTGCCCCGGCCCGCCCTCTCCATCGTCGGCGTGGGCCCTCCCGTGCATCATGTCGGCCGCCGTCGGCCGCCGTCGGCCTGCCGGAGCATGCCGGCGCGGACATCCGGCACATCGCCACCCTCCGTGACGGTAGCGGTACCCACTACGCCGAGCGGGCCCTGCCGCCCACAACCCCCGCGCGGCCGATCCGCGTGATTTCAGCGGATGCGCGAATTGCGCGGCAGACGCAGGATCGCCACAAAGGTGATCAATATCTGCCCCGAGTACCGTTGACGCTCCGCGTGAGGGTGGCGACGACCGGTTGTTCTCCCATGTCGGGAGGGCCGAACTAGGGACATCACGGATGCGAACCCGGTGCCCGGGGATGGACCCTGGTCCTCATACGCTCGCACCCGGTCTCCTGGCCTTCACCGTGCGGGCGGAAGCGGAAAGGGACTGACGGTCAATGGTCGAGTTGGATTACGTGTGGCATCTTCGCGAGATCATGGCGGAGCGCGGCATGTTCTCCACGGCGGAACTGCGCCCCCTGCTGGCCGCCCGCGGCGTGGACCTGTCGCCCAGCCAGGTCTACCGCCTGGTCGTGGACAAGCCGGAACGCCTGAGCCTCCGCACCCTCATGGCCCTCCTGGACATCCTCGGCTGCGCCATGCACGACCTGATCGAACCCCTCCCCGCCCGCACCGTCGGCGAGTAGCCCGAACCGGGCCCTCGGGCGGCTGCGAGCCTCGCTGCCCGGGGAGCCGCCCGGCCGGAAACGCGCCAGCACAGGCCCGCGCAGCCGGCTTTCCGGGACGGCGACCCGAGCCCGTCCGGATGGACGCTGGGTCGGCTCCGTAGGTGGGCCCTCCCTGCCGGGCCCGCCAGGA harbors:
- a CDS encoding ArgE/DapE family deacylase, which gives rise to MSDLPAPAAALAGQADAMAGLLADLVRIPSVGGAEAEGTIQRYLADWLRDQGFEVDHWPLPLDALRAAPDFPGMEAPRERAWGLVARLPGTGGGRSLMFNGHVDVVPPGDLAAWTDPPFSARIRDGRLYGRGSCDMKGGLVSQLFALRALRGTELRGDVLLSCVAGEEDGGVGSFGLLERGWRADACVIGEPTSLDMVPANAGALTFRLHVTGRAAHAARRETGVSAVEKFFPVFTALRVLEARRNADVDPLMRRWPLPYAIEVGTVRGGDWSSSVPGDLVAEGRVGVALGESPGQARAALEAAVAEACAADPWLAAHPVRVEWWGGQFASGRLPDDDGGLLTDLVKAHTSVTARTPTSWGAPFGSDLRLLTGLGGIPTVQYGPGDIEHAHAPNESVPLAEVVAAAQTLTVLASTHCA
- a CDS encoding DUF1707 SHOCT-like domain-containing protein, with translation MPSDPDAPASGADRERHAEILRHAYAKSRFGPDELDTRLAGVGAARTVADLEALTADLPERDTLRDGWIAWGAVTVIVGLMWLITRATGGPSFPWFLVISAPWAAVLLTLTLRKRSSAQG
- a CDS encoding aldo/keto reductase, whose amino-acid sequence is MEYRTLGRSGLKVSALAMGAMTFGGQDDIFRRFGSTDVAGARRQVDLCLDAGVNLIDTANVYSFGLSEEIVGRAVEGRRDRVLLSTKARVGFGGPNAEGLSRHHLLAEVEASLRRLGTDHIDVFHVHGWDGQTPLEETMGTLDGLVRSGKVRYLGVSNFAGWQLMKALATSDARGYERFVSNQVYYSLECRDAEYELLPASIDQGLGIIAFSPLARGLLTGKHRRGRVSEETLAAWPELAVRDPAKLLDTIETVVAIADGHAATPAQVALAYLLAKPGVASLILGARSDDQLTENLGAIHLALTPDDLAALDRVSAPELVYPHWHQHRLAAARFSDADQALHRPAR
- a CDS encoding nuclear transport factor 2 family protein — encoded protein: MTMEPVDVLERYYQAMLDKSADALADLYAEDAVHEFPFAVPFPPRLEGREAVRGLYRAAWGESPVRVREIRRTGLHPGVDPEVVVSEQVAVVVLPSGEVAEVPGLLVLRVRDGLLVHVRDYMDMSGLTPAR
- a CDS encoding TetR family transcriptional regulator — encoded protein: MNFVASTAGPAPTSRAERRRATETRILDEARRLFAEQGYQRATVRAIAAAARVDPSLVIQYFGSKRDLFTRAIQAPPLTSGAVASATVTEELLTTLGVKLGGLPEGTRATLRSMLTDPVAADRARAALTEQITALAATLPRDHDPELRAALITTALVGITIAHQFLDLPVLRDTPTDRIAETLRPALHALTHP
- a CDS encoding VOC family protein; protein product: MACRIGELVLGCRDPEALARFWCEVLDFVVLGREDDGSIEIGAREGFGGPQPTLFLSRRDAPEPGKSRLHIDVNPTDRDQDAELERLLSLGARPADIGQTGEEQWHVLADPEGNEFCLLKARIPAL
- a CDS encoding helix-turn-helix domain-containing protein, with amino-acid sequence MVELDYVWHLREIMAERGMFSTAELRPLLAARGVDLSPSQVYRLVVDKPERLSLRTLMALLDILGCAMHDLIEPLPARTVGE